The stretch of DNA TTTCGGAAATATCTAACGAAAGCGGTCCTGGCTGGCTTCATCCTGGGCAATAATCGGGCAAAGAAAATCGCGGATGATAGCAGGGGATTCACCTTCCGGCAGCTCCTGCCATACCCGCGCTACCCGCAGATAGGCATCTATCCCCAGGGCAAAGCCTTCTTTGCGAAGGGCTTTTAGGAAGGGTAATCAATGGGCAGTCGGCCCAAGGCATCCAGCTGTTCCAGGGCCATGGTCCATTGCAACAGCTCAGCAGTGGAAGGTTGCTTGCGCTTACACATCGACCGGATCCGGTGGAAGTGCACCACTACCTCCCTCCACTTCATCACCCGGTAGGAAATTGATCAAGGGGATAGTGATCTGGCTGAATCCATTGTATTTAACTGCCGGTTTTTCTTCCTTGAGATTGGTAATCAGCCGGCGAACCAGGCTTTCCGCCTGACTATATTTCTGTTCACCCAGCAGATAGAACATGACCGGCTGCCCCTTGACTGCTTTTTGCTCGAACCGTTGCCAAAACTGGCGAATGATCTTTTTTCGATTGCAGCTGACCACCGCCAGTTCGCTGCCCATCGCAAAATGCTGTCCATTAAGGCGGTCGTATTCTGAACTGAGTTTATTGATCAGTTCCTCCAGACCTCGAACGATTCGTTTCAAGGTGATCAGGTATTTATCCCTTTCCAGGGTGCCTGCTATGACATGGTCCGTATGATTGGTATTGTAATCAACCCGAAGAGGGCTCAATAAAACTATGTAATGCTCAAAAGTCGGTTGGATCAGTTGTTCCAGGCGGACAAAAGCGTGCGGAATGCGTTCCTGCCGCACCAGCAAGTTTCGGATTTCAGCGATTGCCGATCTGAAGTCGGTAGGCTGGGCAGCCACCACCTGTTCTTCCGACAAAGAATCTATCAATTCCAACAAACCTCTAAGCAGTTGGTTTCGGGTCAGGGCAATAGTCTCATGAGTAGCAACGCCCAATCGTTCATCCCGCAAATTGGTCCAGTACGCATTTTCCAGAATAACCAGGCTACCCGCCTCTGCTGAAGCAACCGGCAGTAGCAGGGATAATTGCTGAAAGGCTTCCTCAAAGTGGTTAAGCACGATCAACTGTTGGAGACGCTCTTTTTTTCCTTGATGTCCAAACGCTTGGTATTAGAATAGCTAATATACAGAAGTTGTTTTAACGACGTACATAAAGCATGAAAAAACAGGAAAAGCCGGGTAGTGTATGTGGTACGAGGTTGGACTCTTTATTCGATTATCTTTTGCTTTTGTGCGTTCATTTTCACAAAAGCAACGATCGGACAGTTCGAAGCTGGTAAGAAAGTCTCTCAAAAGTTCGTTTTAACCTTTGGTGAATGATTCCAATTGGCCCTTTGTTGATTCCCGATATTTCGATTCTGGCGTTTAAAAAATTAGCTGGATCATAATTAAGATCTGACAATTTAAATCATCTTTATTTCGATTTTGCTAATACATAGCTATACACCCAATACCTTCCTTCACTCCAGGCTGAACCCGCCGGGAAAGACTGCCCAGGGAACAAAGATCTATTTACAGGTATCCACTCTATCTTGACGGCTAGCTTGGAAACTCCATGGGTCAACTGTTCACCAATCAGGAATTCTTCTTCCCGCCATCGGCGGTTGCTGGTGACAACTTCTGGATTGGTAGGTTTCAGTTCGTCTTCGGTAAAAGCCCGGCCACTAGGGTAGGAGAACATACAAGTGTTGCTACCGGCGGTGTACCAAATGCCTGCTGGTTGCCAATCTGTTGCTGCTTCCGCATTTTTCACCCAAACCCTGGCTTGTTGATTGGGATATTGATAGTCAAATTTTCGGCGGAGCAGGATTCCCAGATTTTCCGGGTCTATGTCAACTACAAAGGTACTGGTTCCACGCATGATACGGACAGAATCGCTTTCTGCTGGAAAATAAAGGGCAGTACTGATGTTTTCGTTGGCTTTGCCGCCGCGAACAAAGCCCGAGTATTCATCGGTGTCGGGACCCCATTCGTAGCGAGAGGTGAGTTCATAAGGTGTTTCGGCACTTGGTGATTCGTATTGGTGAAACTGAGCATCTTTGGCATTGCAGACATTCAGTTCATCTGTTAATTGAAGGATAGAAAAGGGCGCACCATACCAATACACGACGCCTTCGTAATGCTCTTCCTCTGTATTTTGACCACCATGCTCCAGGTTGATCACTGCGCGTCGCCCAAAAGGGAAATAATCCGCGATGAGAAAGCGATATGCCGAATTGATGAGATCCAACTCATGGTTGGCCTTTTTCTTTTCTTTGCCTACGGGATGACCAGCGAAGGGAATCGTCATATTGAGCCCGCCCCAGTAGTCGCCGCCGCCGCCCCACTCTTCGGAGCCGGTACCCCAGGCTTGGGGTGTCCGACTGTCGTCAAAGAAAAAACGGGGTCACCTTCCAGCGTCCGGAGTACACCGTTATGGGAAAAGATCCAACTCATGCCGACGAATTGGCCACTCCAGTCATTGCCGCCTTCTACTTGTTCTGTGTCCAGGAAAGTGATGTCCTTTCCACGTGTGGGATGGGGATGGTCGCTATAGGTGGCATGGAAGTAACCAACCTGATGGCGTGCATCTTGATAGGGAATGGTTTTGAGCGAAAATTCAAGTTCATCAAATGTTTTGCCCTGTCGCTCCTGGATGGAAATAGTCGCATGCTCGAAAAACGGCATGGGCCAATAGCAGGAAAGGTACACGTAAGCCTCGTCGTACCGCACCGAAATGGGAAAACCTTTGACCAGATATTCCTTATCCTCAGGGTTATACAAATGCCCTGCACCATAAAAGAGATCGAGCGGGACATCGACCGAGGGATGCCAGCGGTGGTCCCAGGTGATCTGTAGGCGATTTTTACCAAAGTCATAGGCCTGTTCACGCGGTATCTTGAATTCCAGCGCCCGGATGGTTTGGGCAGCTCCGGAAAGGCTGGCCAGCTCCAGCTGTTGATGAGCGTCCAGCTTAAAGTTTTTTTGAACCCGTTTAACTTCTTCTCCTTTCGGCGAAAGATCGGTCCCTGACTTATTGATCAAATCCAAAACACGTGGATCGGGTGGCTTTTGCTGCCAGGAGGTGAGTGGCTGGGAAAGGTACCCGGCCCCGAGGGGGAAGCTATGGTAAATGTAATAGCCGGTGCCATAAAAAGTGCGGGAATAAGCTAAACGAAGGCTTTTCTCAAAAGGGATAGGCACCCACATCAGGTCAGCTCCTTTGGTAATGGCCCAGGTCCAGGTTAGTGGATTCGGAAAAAGTTCATCGGGGATAAAAGTCGTGTGAGTATAGCGTTTTTTGGCGTCTACCGGATCATCCGTAGCCGTTTCTTTTACAATAAAATCTGTTCCATCTACCTCGTAATGCCAGGGACTGCCGTGAAAATGATTGGTGCGTTTAAAATAGAGGATGCCGGGGTTTTTTACATCCAACGAAACATTGAAATTATCGGCTTCCTGGTAAAGGTAATGGCTGGCATCGGCCCTTCGGTTGTTACCAGTACGATCGTAGGTACTTCTCATATAAGCGCGCATGCCCAATCGGAGGTAGGGGATGCGATCCCATTGTAAGTATGCGTCCTGGCCAATGGGGATAATGGGAATTGAAGTAGATTCCTGGGTTTTCCCGGGGGTAACAGTTAGTGCTAGTAATAAAATAGGGAGGCAGTATTTTAATGGAAGTGGCATAAGTTGGTTTTAGTGCAAAAAGGTGCGGCAATTATTTTGTCCTGTATAAAAATACCTAAAATATTTGGGTTTTCAACCCGCCTAGATTCAAATTGGTCTTTGAATCGCAATCTCATGTGATAGCGGAATCCGGGTCTGCCAGACTAATTTCCCTGTTTCGGGCTTTCGGCTACCCACTTTCCATTTTATATTTCTCTAATTTAAGCCTATTATTTACGTAAATAGAGTCGGGAGGAATTATTGGCCCTTAGTTATATTTATATCGATTTTCCCTTCGCGACCATCGAAAAAAATAGTATTGAGAAGAAGATGCCACTATTTTATATTTGAATGTAAACTTAAAATAAGCACAAAACCTGAAACGCATTAACTAAATGAAATCATCAAAAACCATA from Saprospiraceae bacterium encodes:
- a CDS encoding DUF2961 domain-containing protein translates to MPLPLKYCLPILLLALTVTPGKTQESTSIPIIPIGQDAYLQWDRIPYLRLGMRAYMRSTYDRTGNNRRADASHYLYQEADNFNVSLDVKNPGILYFKRTNHFHGSPWHYEVDGTDFIVKETATDDPVDAKKRYTHTTFIPDELFPNPLTWTWAITKGADLMWVPIPFEKSLRLAYSRTFYGTGYYIYHSFPLGAGYLSQPLTSWQQKPPDPRVLDLINKSGTDLSPKGEEVKRVQKNFKLDAHQQLELASLSGAAQTIRALEFKIPREQAYDFGKNRLQITWDHRWHPSVDVPLDLFYGAGHLYNPEDKEYLVKGFPISVRYDEAYVYLSCYWPMPFFEHATISIQERQGKTFDELEFSLKTIPYQDARHQVGYFHATYSDHPHPTRGKDITFLDTEQVEGGNDWSGQFVGMSWIFSHNGVLRTLEGDPVFSLTTVGHPKPGVPAPKSGAAAATTGAGSI